A single window of Flagellimonas maritima DNA harbors:
- a CDS encoding LptF/LptG family permease — protein sequence MKILDQYILSRFLYNFFSSFFILIVIFIFQGIWLFIDDLAGKGLGIVIIGKFLFYFIPTLVDKVLPLTVLLSSILTFGTFAENYEFAAMKASGISLQRGMRSLIIYVVFLGVVTFFFANNVIPKSEQKIFNLRRNIAKVKPAAAITEGVFSDFEGTGEGMNIKVDKKYGEQDRFLDNVIIHKKTKQSVNNTVIKAKSGELISSEASDIIQLVLKDGNYYEELKSKNNKEKRKHPFAKSKFETYTINIDISELNNQDFEEDGNITTDKMKNVGRLIKDIDSLRQNNLEKVEAFSKNIVTRMGAFPNLRRQDSTKLLQRIQREVKDTVTNKNVVRDSIKTVDGFLDSLQVWQRLQVINNAKTSVSAILTSVIAKKEELQKRFKFYNSHILSLHKKYALAFSCIILFFVGAPLGAIIRKGGLGLPMVVAILLFLTYYFIGVFASNYAKEGNIHPAFGAWLSTLIMLPLGIILTKRATADKGLIGFGHIIDGIKNLFKKKQE from the coding sequence TTGAAAATCTTAGACCAATATATACTTTCTAGATTTCTATATAATTTTTTTAGCTCCTTCTTCATTCTAATCGTCATATTCATATTTCAGGGAATATGGCTTTTTATTGATGATTTGGCCGGCAAAGGTCTTGGCATTGTAATTATTGGTAAATTCCTCTTTTACTTTATACCGACCTTGGTTGACAAGGTATTGCCACTCACTGTACTCTTATCCTCAATTTTAACATTCGGGACTTTTGCCGAGAATTATGAATTTGCTGCAATGAAAGCCTCTGGCATATCCCTGCAGCGAGGTATGCGAAGTTTGATTATCTATGTGGTCTTCTTGGGTGTTGTCACTTTTTTCTTTGCAAATAATGTAATACCTAAATCTGAACAGAAAATTTTCAACCTCAGGAGAAATATTGCAAAAGTAAAACCTGCTGCAGCAATTACAGAAGGTGTTTTCAGCGATTTTGAAGGTACTGGAGAAGGAATGAACATAAAGGTCGATAAAAAATATGGGGAACAAGATCGTTTCTTGGACAATGTCATTATACACAAAAAAACCAAACAGAGTGTCAATAATACGGTAATCAAAGCGAAGTCCGGGGAGCTTATAAGCAGTGAGGCTTCAGACATCATACAATTGGTATTGAAAGATGGTAACTATTATGAAGAATTAAAATCGAAAAACAATAAGGAAAAGAGAAAGCATCCATTTGCAAAATCCAAATTTGAGACGTACACCATCAATATTGATATTTCTGAACTCAATAATCAAGATTTTGAAGAGGACGGCAATATCACTACGGATAAAATGAAAAATGTGGGAAGGCTTATCAAGGATATTGATTCCCTTAGACAAAACAATCTGGAAAAAGTTGAAGCATTTTCAAAGAATATTGTTACCCGTATGGGTGCATTTCCAAATCTACGTAGGCAAGACAGCACTAAACTACTGCAACGAATACAAAGAGAAGTAAAAGATACCGTAACAAACAAAAATGTTGTAAGAGACAGTATTAAAACTGTGGACGGGTTTTTGGATAGCCTTCAAGTGTGGCAACGTTTGCAAGTCATAAACAACGCAAAAACATCGGTATCGGCAATACTAACTTCGGTTATAGCCAAAAAAGAAGAACTACAAAAGAGATTTAAATTTTACAACAGCCATATTCTTTCTTTGCACAAAAAATATGCACTAGCCTTTTCTTGCATCATCCTCTTCTTTGTAGGCGCGCCATTAGGGGCCATTATTAGAAAGGGAGGTTTGGGATTACCCATGGTTGTAGCTATTCTTTTATTTTTGACCTATTATTTTATAGGGGTGTTTGCTAGCAATTATGCAAAAGAGGGAAATATACATCCAGCCTTTGGTGCTTGGCTATCCACATTAATTATGCTTCCATTGGGAATTATTCTAACCAAAAGGGCAACAGCAGACAAAGGTCTAATAGGTTTTGGACATATTATAGACGGCATAAAAAATCTCTTTAAAAAGAAACAAGAATAA
- a CDS encoding LolA family protein: MLKKQLLFIALIFLGISLNGQNSSKAKTLLDEVYNKVIGYENIYIDFKSTLENTEANIKQDTKGNVTLSGDKYVLDYLGAKQISDGKKVYTVVPDNEEVTIEDVSQEANAVTPSKMLTFYRTGHNYEWDTLQNIEGRKIQYIKLTPIDSNTEIKSILLGIDTQTKHIHKLIQTGDNGTKTSITVNSFKTNQALSNTLFKFDTKKYEDKGYYIIRN, from the coding sequence ATGCTTAAAAAACAACTTCTTTTTATCGCTTTAATATTTCTTGGCATTTCTTTAAATGGCCAAAATTCGTCCAAAGCAAAAACACTATTGGATGAAGTTTATAACAAGGTTATTGGTTATGAAAACATTTATATCGATTTCAAGTCGACCTTAGAGAATACAGAGGCCAATATCAAACAAGATACCAAGGGCAATGTAACCTTGAGCGGAGACAAATACGTTCTGGATTACTTAGGTGCGAAACAGATTAGTGACGGAAAGAAGGTCTACACAGTGGTTCCTGATAATGAGGAAGTGACCATTGAAGATGTTTCACAAGAGGCCAATGCGGTCACACCTTCAAAAATGTTGACTTTTTATAGGACAGGACACAACTACGAGTGGGATACGTTACAAAATATTGAGGGTAGAAAAATTCAATACATAAAACTCACCCCAATTGATTCCAATACAGAAATCAAATCAATTCTCTTGGGAATCGATACACAAACAAAACATATTCATAAACTTATTCAAACAGGAGATAACGGTACCAAAACCTCAATTACTGTTAATTCTTTCAAAACCAATCAAGCGCTTTCAAATACGCTATTTAAATTTGATACGAAAAAGTACGAGGACAAAGGGTATTACATTATAAGAAATTAA
- a CDS encoding DNA translocase FtsK, whose amino-acid sequence MAKKRTKSKPTTNKKRLSLKLSKQNKIILGSLLIVLSIALFFSFISYFFTWQEDQSMLSEFKNRNAEASNLLNKFGASVSHFFMYKGFGLASFAFPLLLAVTGLYFFLGLNNKGLIGKWIWGLTGTIWVSVALGFFAIDQPLLGGLIGYEMNDFLQDYMGKIGVFLTLLFVLMVILVRLFNFTPEGIGNFFRSQKESIASDFKKERSKKKMVVSGDESSIEFSMETDTPIKVDTYTHKKDIPPLQQEAGLDVNLPQEEELDIDLKVETVTEEKEEKDIKAEKLVKDFGEFDPKLELGNYKFPPLDLLDQHGATGGITINQEELEENKNKIVSTLKNYKIGIAQIKATIGPTVTLYEIVPEAGVRISKIKNLEDDIALSLAALGIRIIAPIPGKGTIGIEVPNKNATIVSMRSVIASNKFQKAEMELPIAFGKTISNETFVVDLAKMPHMLMAGATGQGKSVGLNAVITSLLYKKHPAEVKFILVDPKKVELTLYNKIERHFLAKLPDSDEAIITDNTKVINTLNSLCIEMDNRYELLKTAMVRNIKEYNVKFKARKLNPNDGHKFLPYIVLVIDEFADLIMTAGKEVETPIARLAQLARAIGIHLIIATQRPSVNVITGIIKANFPARIAFRVTSKIDSRTILDAQGADQLIGRGDMLYTQGNDVTRLQCAFVDTPEVGKITEYIGSQRAYPDAHLLPEYVGEESGTGIDYDIADRDAMFRDAAEVIVTAQQGSASLIQRKLKLGYNRAGRIIDQLEAAGIVGPFEGSKARQVLVPDILALEQLLQNETK is encoded by the coding sequence ATGGCAAAAAAAAGGACAAAATCCAAGCCTACGACCAATAAGAAAAGACTTTCGCTAAAACTATCCAAGCAAAACAAAATTATACTTGGTAGTTTACTGATTGTACTTAGTATAGCGCTATTCTTCTCTTTTATTTCCTATTTTTTTACTTGGCAAGAAGACCAGAGTATGCTCTCAGAATTTAAAAACAGAAATGCCGAGGCCAGTAACCTACTCAATAAGTTTGGTGCCAGTGTAAGCCATTTTTTCATGTACAAAGGTTTTGGCCTGGCATCATTTGCCTTTCCCCTATTGTTGGCCGTTACCGGATTATACTTTTTTCTTGGGTTGAACAACAAAGGTCTTATTGGGAAATGGATATGGGGTTTGACCGGGACAATATGGGTTTCAGTAGCCTTGGGCTTTTTTGCTATTGATCAGCCTCTTTTAGGTGGCCTTATAGGCTATGAAATGAATGATTTCCTTCAAGATTACATGGGGAAAATAGGTGTTTTCTTAACATTGCTATTTGTGCTAATGGTCATTTTGGTACGCCTTTTCAATTTTACGCCTGAAGGAATTGGCAATTTTTTTCGCTCCCAAAAGGAAAGTATTGCTTCTGACTTTAAGAAAGAAAGGTCAAAAAAGAAGATGGTCGTCTCTGGAGACGAAAGCAGTATTGAATTTAGCATGGAAACGGATACGCCCATAAAAGTTGATACGTATACCCACAAAAAAGATATCCCACCTCTACAACAAGAAGCTGGACTTGATGTAAATCTGCCCCAAGAAGAAGAATTGGATATCGATTTAAAAGTTGAAACGGTAACTGAAGAGAAAGAGGAAAAAGATATCAAAGCTGAAAAGCTCGTAAAGGATTTTGGAGAATTTGACCCAAAATTGGAACTTGGCAATTATAAATTCCCTCCATTGGACCTTTTAGACCAGCATGGCGCCACTGGTGGTATTACTATAAATCAAGAAGAGCTTGAAGAGAACAAAAATAAAATTGTAAGCACTCTCAAAAATTACAAAATAGGTATTGCGCAAATTAAAGCTACTATAGGACCTACGGTAACGCTATATGAGATTGTACCGGAAGCGGGTGTACGAATATCAAAAATTAAAAATCTAGAGGATGATATTGCACTTTCTTTAGCGGCTTTGGGAATTCGAATCATAGCTCCCATCCCTGGCAAAGGAACCATAGGTATTGAAGTGCCCAACAAAAATGCCACTATTGTGTCCATGCGATCTGTAATTGCTTCCAATAAGTTTCAAAAAGCAGAGATGGAGCTTCCCATAGCTTTTGGAAAAACCATAAGTAATGAAACGTTTGTAGTGGATTTGGCCAAAATGCCCCATATGTTGATGGCGGGAGCAACAGGACAAGGTAAATCCGTTGGTCTCAATGCGGTAATTACATCTTTACTTTATAAAAAGCATCCTGCCGAGGTCAAATTTATTCTGGTAGATCCAAAGAAAGTAGAACTAACGCTCTACAATAAAATTGAGCGCCACTTTTTGGCAAAGCTTCCAGATTCAGATGAAGCCATCATTACAGATAATACTAAGGTGATAAACACACTGAACTCGCTCTGTATTGAAATGGACAACAGATATGAATTGTTGAAAACAGCAATGGTTCGTAACATCAAAGAGTACAATGTTAAGTTCAAGGCAAGAAAACTAAATCCAAACGATGGACATAAATTCCTGCCCTATATTGTTTTGGTTATTGATGAGTTTGCAGATTTAATTATGACGGCAGGCAAGGAAGTGGAAACCCCCATTGCCAGATTGGCACAATTGGCAAGGGCAATTGGTATTCATTTGATAATCGCTACGCAAAGGCCGTCCGTCAATGTAATTACTGGTATCATCAAAGCAAATTTCCCTGCACGTATCGCATTTAGGGTAACCTCAAAGATTGATTCAAGGACTATTTTAGATGCTCAAGGTGCAGATCAACTAATAGGTCGTGGGGATATGTTATATACACAAGGCAACGATGTTACACGTTTGCAATGTGCATTTGTGGATACACCCGAAGTAGGTAAAATAACGGAGTATATTGGGTCGCAACGTGCTTACCCAGATGCCCACCTGCTCCCTGAGTATGTGGGAGAAGAATCTGGCACGGGGATTGATTATGACATAGCGGACAGGGATGCCATGTTCCGAGATGCTGCGGAAGTCATTGTAACCGCGCAACAAGGTTCCGCTTCCCTTATCCAAAGAAAATTGAAACTAGGATATAATAGAGCCGGTAGAATCATAGATCAATTGGAGGCAGCAGGAATTGTTGGCCCTTTTGAAGGCAGCAAGGCGAGACAAGTATTGGTGCCGGATATTTTAGCTCTAGAACAACTTTTACAAAATGAAACAAAATAA
- a CDS encoding DUF2452 domain-containing protein has protein sequence MSADKKPDNVVFNTENEKYDAALKPYATNIGAPSIKATDSIAWKNRSINKLNHKVQTKFLELKTEYEKMLQEFEYNKLIFEAKFSFEPIVGEIYHLYQRENGESFLSLIAPEQCNFDALGSFYLNADQIWQKVTSNDDEN, from the coding sequence ATGTCAGCAGATAAAAAGCCCGACAATGTAGTTTTCAATACTGAAAATGAAAAATACGACGCCGCTTTAAAGCCTTACGCCACAAATATAGGTGCACCGAGTATCAAAGCGACCGATAGCATTGCCTGGAAAAATAGAAGCATAAACAAGTTGAACCATAAGGTTCAGACCAAATTCTTGGAGCTAAAGACGGAGTATGAGAAAATGCTCCAGGAATTTGAATACAATAAACTCATTTTTGAAGCTAAATTTAGTTTTGAACCTATAGTTGGTGAAATCTATCATCTTTACCAACGGGAGAATGGCGAATCCTTTTTATCCCTAATCGCTCCCGAGCAATGTAATTTTGATGCGCTGGGCAGTTTCTACCTAAATGCAGACCAGATATGGCAAAAAGTAACCTCTAACGATGACGAAAACTAG
- a CDS encoding TIGR03643 family protein codes for MTKTRNFSERELDRIIEMAWEDRTPFEAILFQFGLLEKEVIKLMRSNLKESSFKRWRRRVNSGVSQKHLKKRNPEINRFKCSRQKAISGNKISKR; via the coding sequence ATGACGAAAACTAGAAATTTTAGCGAAAGGGAATTGGACCGAATCATAGAAATGGCATGGGAAGACCGTACCCCTTTTGAAGCTATACTATTTCAATTCGGTTTACTGGAGAAAGAAGTCATTAAATTGATGCGGAGCAACCTTAAGGAAAGTAGTTTTAAACGTTGGCGGAGACGCGTGAACAGTGGGGTAAGCCAAAAACATCTAAAGAAACGCAATCCCGAAATCAACCGTTTTAAATGCTCCCGACAAAAAGCAATTTCAGGAAATAAAATCAGTAAACGATAA
- a CDS encoding CPBP family intramembrane glutamic endopeptidase produces the protein MKISNLFYNDFKKLRFIWRVVIFICLLSLAIAPLTLINNTILQFFGAVVILIICLYLNSKYLDKRNFSDYGLVFKRETLTYCAIGVLIGSFSVIFIFLIGINTGILSASNMLTAPSSISLLSFALKMFLVAILEETFFRGYLFTSTNDAIKSKKVSAKKAVLTALVLSSVLFGLAHFNTSNVSIFSIVLLSINGMVWCIPFIMTKNLGMSIGLHTTWNFVQTQIGFTMSGNKAVRPLYNIENLGPDWLTGGAYGPEAGLLGLIGFLTMLLLSLAYLKLVRKKSSIQ, from the coding sequence GTGAAAATTTCAAATCTATTTTATAATGATTTTAAAAAATTGAGATTTATCTGGCGAGTTGTGATATTTATCTGTTTGCTGTCACTTGCCATTGCACCGCTCACCTTAATCAATAACACTATTTTACAATTCTTTGGTGCAGTAGTAATATTGATCATATGCTTATATCTTAACTCAAAATACCTTGATAAGAGAAACTTTTCAGATTATGGTTTGGTATTCAAAAGAGAAACTTTGACCTATTGCGCTATTGGAGTTTTAATAGGTAGTTTTTCCGTTATATTTATTTTTCTTATTGGAATAAATACTGGTATTTTATCAGCATCCAACATGTTAACGGCTCCAAGTTCTATATCATTACTTTCATTTGCTCTAAAAATGTTTCTGGTCGCTATTTTGGAAGAGACATTTTTTAGGGGATACCTGTTTACAAGTACTAATGATGCTATTAAATCAAAAAAAGTATCAGCAAAAAAAGCGGTTTTAACAGCACTTGTCCTATCCTCCGTTCTTTTTGGACTTGCGCATTTTAATACTAGTAATGTATCTATTTTTTCAATTGTGCTACTCTCAATAAATGGTATGGTCTGGTGTATTCCTTTTATAATGACCAAAAATTTAGGAATGTCCATTGGATTACATACTACTTGGAACTTTGTCCAAACCCAAATTGGGTTTACAATGAGCGGCAATAAAGCGGTCCGACCCCTTTATAACATAGAAAATCTTGGTCCCGATTGGTTAACTGGTGGGGCCTATGGTCCAGAAGCCGGGCTCTTGGGGCTTATTGGCTTTTTAACAATGTTGCTGCTGTCGCTGGCTTACTTGAAGCTAGTTCGCAAAAAATCAAGTATACAATAA
- a CDS encoding DegT/DnrJ/EryC1/StrS family aminotransferase encodes MPGFELFGDSERKQVQDVLDSGVLMRYGFDGMRNGHWKAKELETALSHRMQTTYAHLCSSGTAALTVALASAGVGAGDEVIMPTFTFAASFESILAIGAVPILVDVDDTLTLNPEAVENAITENTKVVMPVHMCGSMADLGALKSICKKYNLLLLEDACQAIGGSYHGKPLGSIGDLGCFSFDYVKTITCGEGGALITNNETFYENAHKYSDHGHDHLGSDRGAEEHPFLGYNFRISELNAAVGLAQVSRLDEFLALQKRNYTILREALSKLPEVIFRKVPDGGVENYSFLNFFLPTEEITRKVHKVLGKNGVDACFYWYDNNWHYYRKWEHLLEQKSLGKLPSEVKKGFNRNSVTDFSKSDHWIGRTISCLVKLSWTEEEVRKRAIKLTETIKKNL; translated from the coding sequence ATGCCGGGATTTGAACTTTTTGGAGATAGTGAAAGGAAACAGGTACAAGATGTGCTTGATTCCGGAGTTTTGATGCGTTACGGTTTTGATGGAATGCGCAACGGACACTGGAAAGCCAAGGAATTGGAAACTGCCCTTTCACATAGAATGCAGACAACATACGCACATTTGTGCAGTAGTGGCACTGCTGCCCTAACCGTAGCTTTGGCCAGTGCAGGAGTAGGGGCAGGGGATGAGGTCATTATGCCCACGTTTACTTTTGCGGCAAGTTTTGAATCAATTTTAGCTATTGGGGCCGTACCTATTTTGGTAGATGTAGACGATACGCTTACCTTAAATCCAGAGGCTGTTGAAAATGCAATTACAGAAAATACTAAAGTTGTTATGCCCGTGCATATGTGTGGCTCCATGGCAGATTTAGGAGCATTGAAATCAATATGTAAAAAATACAATTTATTGTTACTGGAAGATGCCTGTCAGGCGATAGGGGGTAGTTATCACGGTAAACCATTGGGCAGTATTGGAGATTTGGGCTGTTTTTCCTTTGATTACGTAAAAACTATAACATGTGGTGAAGGAGGGGCTCTAATTACCAATAATGAAACTTTCTACGAGAATGCACACAAGTATTCCGATCACGGACATGACCATTTGGGAAGTGATAGGGGAGCGGAAGAACACCCATTTTTAGGATATAATTTTAGAATTTCTGAACTTAATGCTGCTGTTGGCCTGGCACAAGTATCAAGATTGGATGAATTTTTGGCATTGCAGAAACGAAATTATACGATACTTAGAGAAGCACTTTCAAAGTTGCCCGAAGTCATTTTTAGAAAGGTGCCCGATGGTGGAGTGGAAAATTATTCATTTCTCAATTTTTTTCTTCCCACGGAAGAGATTACGCGAAAAGTGCACAAAGTTTTAGGTAAAAATGGTGTGGATGCTTGTTTTTATTGGTATGATAACAATTGGCATTATTACAGGAAATGGGAGCATTTGTTGGAACAAAAATCTCTTGGAAAATTACCTAGTGAAGTAAAGAAAGGTTTTAATCGTAACAGTGTCACAGACTTCTCCAAATCTGACCATTGGATAGGACGAACGATTTCTTGTTTGGTGAAGTTAAGTTGGACCGAAGAAGAAGTTCGGAAAAGAGCAATAAAATTGACGGAAACTATTAAAAAGAATCTTTAA
- a CDS encoding outer membrane beta-barrel protein, with protein MKKNVLFSFAMLLGFALVHAQGDFKAGIGAGLPIGDAGDLATFAIAVDLGYLFEVSDDFQVGPTVGYSHSFGEETDIVVDGEEIGNVEVDDVQFIPIGGAARFNLSETFSLGADLGYAIGVNDGNDGGFYYSPRAAYSVSEALDIVFAYRGVSLDGGSWDILSLGLEFDIN; from the coding sequence ATGAAAAAAAACGTATTATTTTCTTTTGCAATGCTTTTAGGGTTTGCGCTTGTCCATGCCCAAGGAGATTTTAAAGCAGGAATTGGAGCTGGTCTCCCAATTGGAGATGCTGGTGATTTAGCCACATTTGCAATTGCAGTAGATTTAGGCTACCTCTTTGAGGTAAGCGATGATTTTCAAGTAGGTCCGACTGTTGGTTATTCCCATTCTTTTGGAGAAGAAACTGATATTGTGGTTGACGGTGAAGAGATTGGAAATGTAGAGGTAGACGATGTTCAGTTCATTCCAATTGGCGGTGCAGCAAGGTTCAATCTAAGCGAGACTTTTTCTCTAGGTGCCGATTTAGGTTATGCGATTGGAGTTAACGATGGTAATGATGGTGGATTCTATTATTCGCCAAGAGCTGCCTATTCAGTAAGTGAAGCATTGGATATTGTCTTTGCATATAGGGGCGTATCCTTGGATGGTGGATCTTGGGACATTCTATCCTTAGGCTTAGAATTTGATATAAACTAA
- the ribB gene encoding 3,4-dihydroxy-2-butanone-4-phosphate synthase, translated as MVTKQKIQLNAIEDAIEDIRQGKVIIVVDDENRENEGDFLAAAELITPETINFMAKHGRGLICTPLTEGRCEELGLHKMVVHNSDPLETAFTVSVDLRGNGVTTGISAADRAKTVMALTEMETKPHELARPGHIFPLIAKEGGVLRRTGHTEAAIDFARLAGLKPAGVIVEIMNEDGSMARLPELLKVAEKFNLKIVSIEDLIAYRMEHDSLIERKEAFDIKTRFGDFRLRAYKQTTNNQVHIALVRGTWKAGDPILTRINSTLVNNDMLGTLTNNPDETLQKMFDALNAEERSAMIFINQENQHMNLLGRLAELKGLQSEDGIIKAPKIEMDAKDFGIGAQILHDLDISKIRLLTNSGKTRRVGMVGYGLEIVEYVNY; from the coding sequence ATGGTTACCAAACAGAAAATTCAACTGAACGCTATTGAAGATGCCATTGAAGATATTAGACAGGGCAAGGTTATAATTGTTGTGGATGATGAAAACCGTGAGAACGAAGGAGATTTTCTGGCTGCGGCAGAGCTGATAACACCAGAGACCATCAATTTTATGGCCAAACATGGGCGTGGCCTTATATGTACTCCATTAACTGAAGGGAGGTGTGAAGAGTTGGGATTGCATAAAATGGTAGTACACAATTCTGATCCTTTGGAAACTGCTTTCACAGTATCTGTAGATTTACGTGGAAATGGGGTAACGACCGGAATTTCTGCTGCTGATCGCGCAAAAACGGTTATGGCACTTACAGAAATGGAGACCAAACCTCATGAACTGGCAAGACCTGGACATATATTTCCATTGATTGCCAAAGAGGGTGGTGTATTGAGAAGAACAGGGCATACGGAAGCTGCCATTGATTTTGCAAGACTTGCGGGATTGAAACCTGCGGGTGTTATCGTTGAAATCATGAACGAAGATGGTAGTATGGCACGATTGCCGGAACTCTTGAAAGTTGCTGAAAAATTTAATCTAAAAATTGTTTCCATTGAGGATTTGATTGCTTATCGCATGGAACATGATAGCCTTATTGAACGCAAAGAGGCTTTTGATATTAAGACCCGTTTTGGGGATTTTAGATTACGAGCATATAAGCAAACTACTAACAATCAAGTTCATATTGCGTTAGTAAGAGGTACATGGAAAGCAGGTGACCCCATATTGACCCGTATAAACTCTACTTTGGTCAATAATGATATGCTGGGCACTTTGACAAACAATCCAGACGAAACCTTACAAAAAATGTTCGATGCACTCAATGCAGAAGAACGTAGTGCCATGATTTTTATAAATCAGGAAAATCAACATATGAACCTTCTTGGGCGTTTGGCAGAACTTAAGGGGCTACAATCTGAAGATGGTATTATCAAAGCACCAAAAATTGAAATGGATGCCAAGGATTTTGGTATTGGCGCACAAATTCTTCATGATTTGGACATCTCTAAAATCCGATTGCTTACAAATTCAGGAAAAACCCGTCGTGTGGGTATGGTAGGCTACGGTTTGGAAATTGTGGAGTACGTGAATTATTAA
- a CDS encoding sulfite exporter TauE/SafE family protein, whose amino-acid sequence MDQWYHYALLIVVGFAVGFINTVAGGGSLLSLPTLIFLGLPPSVANGTNRVAIVIQTAMATAGFKSKGISTYPFNIYLGISAFLGAIIGAEIAIDIKGETFNRILAIVMMAVVLIIIFKPKMKLMEMQERLTGKHLWLSIIIFFFFGIYGGFINAGLGFLMILFMHFVNKMNLVRANATKVVVVFIYMLAALAVFAYNDKVNWKLGFILAIGNGTGAWIASRFSVKKGDGFIKTFLIVMVVIMAIKLWFFT is encoded by the coding sequence ATGGACCAATGGTATCATTATGCGCTTTTGATTGTAGTTGGTTTTGCAGTTGGTTTTATTAATACCGTAGCGGGAGGGGGATCATTGCTTTCGTTGCCTACCTTAATTTTTTTAGGACTTCCACCAAGTGTTGCCAATGGCACCAATAGGGTTGCTATAGTAATCCAGACAGCAATGGCTACAGCAGGATTTAAAAGTAAAGGGATTTCAACATACCCTTTTAATATATATTTGGGTATATCTGCATTTTTAGGTGCGATTATCGGTGCGGAAATAGCGATTGATATAAAAGGTGAAACGTTTAATAGAATTTTGGCTATTGTGATGATGGCAGTAGTTTTGATTATCATCTTTAAGCCTAAAATGAAATTAATGGAAATGCAGGAGCGTCTTACTGGCAAACACCTATGGCTCAGTATAATCATTTTTTTCTTTTTTGGTATTTATGGTGGATTCATCAATGCTGGATTGGGCTTTCTAATGATTCTTTTTATGCATTTTGTCAATAAGATGAACCTTGTAAGGGCAAACGCCACAAAGGTTGTAGTGGTATTTATTTATATGTTGGCCGCTTTGGCCGTATTCGCTTATAATGATAAGGTAAATTGGAAACTTGGGTTTATTTTAGCAATCGGGAATGGAACAGGAGCTTGGATAGCAAGCCGATTCTCGGTAAAAAAAGGGGATGGGTTTATAAAAACCTTTTTAATTGTTATGGTAGTTATTATGGCAATCAAGCTATGGTTCTTCACATAA
- a CDS encoding Lacal_2735 family protein has translation MFGLFKKKTEKEKLQEEYAKLMREAHALSTSNRKLSDQKTYEAEEVMKKIDLLN, from the coding sequence ATGTTCGGATTGTTCAAAAAGAAAACGGAAAAAGAAAAACTACAGGAGGAATACGCAAAACTCATGCGAGAGGCACATGCACTTTCAACATCCAATAGAAAGTTGAGCGACCAAAAGACCTATGAAGCAGAAGAAGTCATGAAAAAGATAGACCTTTTAAACTAA